Proteins from a single region of Candidatus Binataceae bacterium:
- a CDS encoding ABC transporter permease yields the protein MTGYIVRRIAAVIPVAIGVATLTFLIIHLVPGDPVVAMLGDTAPQADIEGMRHRLGLDRPLPEQFVSFLCGLLHGDLGESITFRRSVSSLIAERYPATLELAGAGMLVAIAIAFPLGFIAGAKPGGAGDVASMGFAIAGISIPHIYLGPLLMIVFSLDLRWLPLTGRGGFAHLVLPAITLGTALAAILARMLRQSLITVRESDYMRTALSKGLTPRAALLRHGLRNSLTSVVTLIGLQIGGLLSGALITEIIFSWPGLGRLLISAINLRDYPLVEGCVLTFAMTYVVVNLLTDLTYAFIDPRVRYS from the coding sequence TTGACTGGCTATATCGTTCGCCGCATCGCAGCGGTGATTCCCGTGGCGATCGGCGTCGCGACTCTGACCTTCCTGATCATTCATCTTGTGCCGGGCGACCCTGTCGTCGCGATGCTTGGCGACACGGCGCCGCAGGCTGATATCGAAGGCATGCGGCATCGCCTTGGTCTCGATCGTCCGCTACCGGAGCAGTTCGTCTCGTTCTTGTGCGGCCTGCTGCATGGCGATTTGGGCGAGTCGATTACATTTCGCCGTTCCGTCAGCAGTCTAATTGCCGAGCGATATCCGGCGACGCTTGAGCTCGCGGGCGCGGGCATGCTGGTCGCGATCGCGATCGCATTTCCGCTGGGATTTATCGCGGGCGCCAAGCCGGGCGGCGCCGGCGACGTGGCCTCGATGGGATTCGCGATCGCGGGAATCTCCATTCCCCATATTTATCTTGGCCCGCTGCTGATGATCGTGTTCTCGCTCGATCTGAGATGGCTGCCGCTGACGGGACGCGGCGGTTTCGCACATCTGGTGTTGCCTGCGATCACGCTCGGCACCGCGCTCGCCGCGATCCTCGCACGGATGCTGCGGCAGAGCCTCATCACCGTTCGCGAAAGTGATTACATGCGCACGGCGCTCAGCAAAGGCCTGACGCCGCGCGCCGCGCTGCTAAGACACGGACTGCGCAACTCGCTCACGTCGGTAGTCACTCTGATTGGCTTGCAGATCGGCGGGCTGCTAAGCGGCGCGCTGATCACTGAAATCATATTTTCGTGGCCGGGCCTCGGACGCCTGCTCATCAGCGCGATCAACCTGCGCGACTACCCGCTGGTCGAAGGATGCGTGCTGACGTTCGCGATGACCTACGTCGTCGTCAACCTGCTCACTGATCTGACGTACGCATTCATCGATCCGCGCGTGAGGTATTCGTGA
- a CDS encoding macro domain-containing protein: MQSGWRSRITIRRGDITDSDTDAIVNAANNDLVLGAGVAGAIRRKGGPSIQAACDRIGPIPLGDAAITGGGNLKARHVIHAASMRLGGTTSESNLRSSTRKSLCVANEQGLKSIAFPAIGTGIAGFPLDRCAEVMLAEVREHLSRTSSLERVEFVLFDDAARETFERALKSMND; encoded by the coding sequence ATGCAAAGCGGCTGGCGCTCCAGGATCACGATTCGCCGGGGCGACATAACGGATTCCGACACCGACGCGATCGTCAACGCGGCCAATAACGATCTCGTCCTCGGCGCGGGCGTGGCTGGGGCAATTCGCCGCAAAGGCGGCCCGTCGATCCAGGCCGCATGCGATCGGATCGGGCCGATTCCGCTCGGCGACGCGGCGATCACCGGCGGCGGTAACCTCAAGGCGCGCCACGTGATTCACGCCGCGAGCATGCGCCTCGGCGGCACCACGAGCGAGAGCAACCTGCGCTCCTCGACACGCAAATCGCTTTGCGTCGCGAATGAGCAGGGACTCAAATCGATAGCCTTTCCCGCGATCGGCACCGGCATCGCGGGATTCCCGCTCGATCGTTGCGCCGAGGTGATGCTCGCCGAGGTCCGCGAACATCTATCGCGCACCTCATCGCTCGAGCGTGTCGAATTCGTGCTCTTCGACGACGCGGCGCGCGAGACCTTCGAGCGAGCTCTCAAATCGATGAATGACTGA
- a CDS encoding DUF6285 domain-containing protein, with the protein MQDRPTSVELLEAAADFVDREVIPAIQGARQFQVRVVANVMRIVAREIQMEDPVTRNEVKALAALLGHEKPHLHSLDDLHKTAMKLNEELSEKIRAGEVDDGAFRAETLKVVRQAVEDKLRIANPRYIEADLAARQKQ; encoded by the coding sequence ATGCAGGACCGACCAACCTCAGTTGAGTTGCTCGAAGCGGCGGCGGATTTTGTCGATCGCGAGGTCATTCCCGCGATCCAGGGCGCGCGGCAGTTCCAGGTGCGAGTGGTGGCGAACGTGATGCGAATCGTCGCGCGCGAGATCCAGATGGAGGATCCCGTGACGCGGAACGAAGTGAAGGCGCTCGCCGCGCTGCTCGGTCATGAGAAACCGCATTTGCATAGCCTTGACGACCTGCACAAGACGGCAATGAAACTGAACGAGGAACTGAGTGAGAAAATTCGCGCTGGCGAAGTTGACGATGGGGCATTCCGCGCCGAGACTTTGAAAGTGGTGCGCCAGGCGGTCGAAGACAAATTGAGAATCGCAAATCCGCGCTATATCGAGGCGGATCTCGCCGCGCGCCAAAAACAATAG
- a CDS encoding CHAD domain-containing protein produces the protein MNEETRPATPTKLQLSSTDTLVKSAISSITFYCDAMKRQHDAAVAGQIEPVHQLRVSSRRLRAAIELFSGVLYASALKIYRRDIPWIAGEAGAVRNCDVLEELFKERAAKLDVTLRNALGPIIEAIVAERKAAHTLLVQELSSKRYSALMGKLSSPPVKTARGRAKLGIAAPDLVGPMVRGIRKKGKKLAEDAPPEIFHKLRVRIKRLRYALDMLAPLAGKHHRKTLMRLEEMQELLGAYNDTVVAIGWLHSFAATSGAPPATILAAGGLIHSLGARARKLMRQGLKAWQRFERSGVLDDAVLEFNDTAEDLADAERKAVRLAAEQARASAQEAASDSQVAPLPGASVASAADPVTDVSQPADPPGSSTALVVIENAEPQGDAPSPPKSDDTEHAA, from the coding sequence GTGAACGAAGAGACGCGACCAGCTACGCCAACCAAGCTTCAGCTATCGTCGACCGATACGCTCGTCAAGTCGGCAATCAGCTCGATAACCTTCTATTGCGACGCGATGAAGCGGCAGCACGACGCCGCAGTCGCGGGCCAGATCGAACCCGTCCATCAGCTTCGCGTCTCATCGCGCCGCCTGCGTGCCGCGATTGAACTTTTCTCGGGCGTGCTCTATGCCTCGGCGCTGAAGATCTACCGCCGCGATATTCCGTGGATCGCCGGAGAGGCTGGCGCAGTTCGCAACTGCGACGTGCTCGAAGAACTCTTCAAGGAGCGTGCGGCTAAACTCGATGTCACCTTGCGCAACGCCCTCGGCCCGATAATCGAAGCGATCGTCGCCGAGCGCAAAGCCGCGCATACCCTGCTCGTCCAGGAACTGTCGAGCAAGCGCTACTCGGCGCTGATGGGGAAGCTATCGTCGCCGCCGGTCAAAACCGCCCGCGGCCGTGCCAAGCTCGGCATCGCGGCGCCCGATCTGGTCGGCCCGATGGTCCGCGGCATCAGGAAGAAAGGAAAAAAGCTCGCCGAGGACGCGCCGCCGGAGATCTTTCACAAGCTGCGCGTGCGCATCAAGCGCCTGCGCTATGCGCTCGATATGCTCGCGCCCCTTGCTGGCAAGCATCATCGGAAAACCCTCATGCGGCTCGAGGAAATGCAGGAGCTGCTCGGCGCCTACAACGACACCGTCGTTGCGATCGGGTGGCTGCACTCGTTCGCGGCAACGTCTGGTGCGCCACCGGCGACGATTCTCGCGGCCGGCGGCCTCATCCATTCGCTCGGCGCGCGCGCCCGCAAGCTGATGCGCCAGGGTCTCAAAGCGTGGCAGCGCTTCGAACGCTCGGGAGTTCTCGACGACGCAGTCCTCGAATTTAACGACACCGCGGAAGATCTCGCTGACGCCGAGCGCAAGGCAGTTCGCCTCGCCGCCGAGCAGGCGAGAGCTTCCGCGCAAGAGGCCGCCAGCGATTCCCAAGTTGCGCCGCTTCCCGGCGCTTCGGTTGCATCCGCTGCCGATCCCGTGACCGACGTATCGCAACCCGCCGATCCACCCGGCAGTTCGACCGCGCTCGTTGTGATCGAAAACGCTGAGCCGCAAGGTGACGCTCCGTCGCCGCCGAAATCCGACGATACGGAACACGCGGCATGA
- a CDS encoding Ppx/GppA phosphatase family protein, translating into MDDFGELGSYFSSMRLAAIDVGSNSVHMIVADVTREGHLEVVDRVKEMVRLGRRSFTTGRLTQESMDLAVRALGNFKRIARVRRVDKIRAVATSAVREARNRGEFIRRLRRETGIPVEVISGIDEARLIFQAARHALGLEGGPYLLFDVGGGSVELVLVQDGKPIWMRSVKLGAARLTERYLPDDPPTREQLKRLRTHLERQIGALMRKAKRAGVVRAIGTSGTINTMVAMARAARGEELGRLHGANASAAEISHLAEQLVEANASMRSELPGIDAKRVDLMPAAAALIDFVLTKSGAPELMACSWALREGVLLGLAKAVNARSAYDVRRRSVNALATRFAGANDHGRQVAKLSMQLFDATAGVLGISKESRELLEYAALLHDIGHAIDHDRHNRHSYYLIKNAELFGFDPEEVEVIAQSARGHRKQAPKLDSPELKALTASRRKLVRAFAAILRIADALDRSHFGIIRNVEVKYTPGRVIVGVDSRREKADLELWTCERRTDLLARLMERQVVLER; encoded by the coding sequence GTGGATGACTTCGGAGAGCTTGGCAGTTATTTTTCTAGCATGCGGCTGGCCGCGATCGACGTAGGTTCGAACTCTGTCCACATGATCGTCGCCGATGTGACCCGCGAGGGACACCTCGAGGTGGTCGATCGGGTCAAGGAGATGGTGCGCCTTGGGCGGCGCTCTTTCACCACTGGACGGCTCACCCAGGAATCGATGGACTTGGCGGTGCGCGCGCTTGGCAACTTCAAGCGCATCGCACGCGTGCGCCGCGTCGACAAGATTCGCGCCGTCGCAACCAGCGCGGTCCGCGAGGCGCGCAATCGCGGCGAATTTATCCGGCGGCTGCGGCGCGAAACTGGAATCCCGGTCGAAGTTATCTCCGGCATCGACGAGGCGCGGCTCATCTTCCAGGCCGCTCGCCATGCGCTCGGCCTCGAGGGCGGCCCCTACCTGCTCTTCGACGTCGGCGGCGGCAGCGTCGAGCTGGTACTGGTGCAGGACGGCAAGCCGATCTGGATGCGTAGCGTGAAGCTCGGCGCGGCGCGGCTCACGGAGCGCTACCTCCCCGACGATCCACCGACGCGCGAGCAATTGAAGCGTCTCCGCACGCATCTGGAGCGGCAGATCGGCGCGCTTATGCGCAAGGCGAAGCGCGCCGGCGTCGTCCGCGCGATCGGCACTTCGGGCACGATCAATACGATGGTCGCGATGGCGCGTGCCGCTCGCGGCGAAGAGCTCGGCCGGCTGCATGGCGCGAACGCATCGGCAGCCGAGATCTCGCATCTCGCCGAGCAATTGGTCGAAGCCAACGCCTCGATGCGCTCGGAGCTGCCGGGGATCGACGCCAAGCGCGTTGACCTGATGCCTGCGGCGGCGGCGCTGATCGATTTCGTGCTTACCAAGTCCGGCGCGCCCGAGCTGATGGCATGCTCGTGGGCGTTGCGCGAAGGCGTGCTGCTGGGGTTGGCGAAGGCGGTGAATGCGCGATCGGCGTACGACGTGCGGCGCCGCTCGGTTAATGCGCTCGCGACGAGATTCGCCGGAGCCAACGATCACGGGCGGCAGGTCGCGAAACTCTCGATGCAGCTTTTCGACGCGACCGCGGGTGTGCTCGGCATCTCAAAGGAATCGCGCGAACTGCTCGAATACGCTGCGCTCCTGCACGATATCGGCCACGCCATCGATCATGACCGCCACAATCGTCACTCGTACTACCTGATCAAGAACGCCGAGCTGTTCGGCTTCGATCCCGAAGAAGTCGAGGTGATCGCGCAGTCGGCGCGTGGGCATCGCAAGCAGGCACCCAAGCTCGATTCTCCCGAGCTGAAGGCGCTGACCGCGTCCAGGCGCAAGCTGGTCCGCGCCTTTGCCGCGATCCTGCGTATCGCGGACGCGCTCGATCGCAGCCACTTCGGCATCATCAGGAATGTCGAGGTCAAGTACACTCCTGGCCGCGTGATCGTCGGCGTGGATTCGCGGCGCGAGAAAGCCGACCTCGAGCTCTGGACCTGCGAGCGCCGCACCGATCTGCTGGCGCGCCTGATGGAACGCCAGGTCGTCCTCGAGCGCTAG
- the sixA gene encoding phosphohistidine phosphatase SixA, whose product MMLYILRHATAEDARPGGDDGARRLTERSREKMKGAAGGFKSLDLKLDAILTSPLPRAQETADIVAAAYNNTPAPQVLPELGTGAAPSEVVSALRHFAKLDSVMIVGHEPQLSALASLLLTGSPAGVHVLLRKGGCIALDLPTRFERGGAELHWMMSHRQLRKLRK is encoded by the coding sequence ATGATGCTCTACATCCTCAGGCACGCAACCGCCGAAGACGCGCGGCCCGGCGGCGACGATGGCGCGCGGCGGCTCACCGAACGCTCGCGCGAGAAGATGAAGGGCGCGGCCGGCGGTTTCAAAAGTCTCGATCTCAAGCTCGACGCGATCCTGACGAGTCCCCTGCCCCGCGCCCAGGAGACCGCCGACATCGTCGCGGCGGCGTACAACAACACTCCGGCGCCGCAAGTGCTGCCGGAGCTCGGCACCGGCGCCGCGCCCTCGGAAGTCGTCTCAGCGCTGCGGCATTTCGCCAAGCTCGACAGCGTGATGATCGTCGGTCACGAGCCGCAACTGAGCGCGCTCGCGTCGCTGCTGCTCACCGGCTCACCCGCGGGAGTACATGTCCTGCTGCGCAAGGGCGGGTGCATCGCGCTCGACCTGCCGACGCGCTTCGAGCGCGGCGGCGCCGAGCTGCACTGGATGATGTCGCATCGGCAATTGCGCAAATTGCGCAAGTGA
- a CDS encoding ABC transporter permease: MSARSPSLIVGVALVTILVICAIAGPLAVHVDPDAIDLAKALAAPSLAHPLGCDQLGRDVLARILWGARLSLGVSVGVVTISAVLGTLIGAAAALAGGRIDNLIMRGVDIVLAFPGILLAIALAAILGPGLIDLIIALVAMGWTGYARIVRGEILTLRERDYVVAAETLGARPARVMLRHLLPGVAGPLAVQATFGIGGIIGAETALSFLGLGAMPPTPSWGNMLDAGRAFLLVAPHLTTAPGVAIGLAILGFNLMGDGIAQRIGVD; this comes from the coding sequence GTGAGCGCCCGTAGTCCGTCGCTGATAGTTGGCGTGGCGCTCGTGACTATTCTTGTTATCTGCGCAATTGCGGGGCCGCTGGCTGTGCACGTCGATCCCGATGCGATCGATCTCGCCAAGGCGCTCGCGGCGCCAAGTCTCGCGCATCCCTTGGGATGCGATCAGCTCGGGCGCGACGTGCTGGCGCGAATACTATGGGGCGCGCGCCTGTCGCTGGGCGTGTCGGTCGGCGTCGTGACTATCTCCGCGGTTCTCGGAACGCTCATCGGAGCGGCCGCGGCGCTAGCCGGTGGGCGAATCGACAACCTCATCATGCGCGGCGTGGATATCGTACTCGCGTTTCCCGGAATTTTACTGGCTATCGCGCTGGCCGCCATTCTTGGACCTGGGCTGATCGACTTGATAATCGCGCTGGTCGCGATGGGGTGGACTGGCTACGCCAGAATCGTCCGCGGCGAGATTCTCACCCTGCGCGAGCGCGACTATGTCGTCGCGGCCGAAACGCTGGGCGCGCGGCCGGCGCGCGTGATGCTGCGTCATCTGCTGCCGGGAGTTGCCGGCCCGCTCGCGGTGCAGGCGACGTTCGGTATCGGCGGGATCATCGGCGCGGAGACCGCGCTTTCGTTCCTCGGCCTCGGTGCGATGCCGCCGACACCGAGCTGGGGCAATATGCTCGACGCGGGCCGCGCGTTCCTGCTCGTCGCGCCGCATCTGACGACCGCGCCCGGAGTCGCGATTGGACTCGCGATTCTCGGTTTCAATTTGATGGGCGACGGAATCGCGCAACGAATCGGCGTCGACTGA
- a CDS encoding ABC transporter substrate-binding protein: MHALTLLVCLVLVGSLAGCSRADRHRQVGMIQVDIETSPQATDPRFATDVYSSRINELVFDSLVRLDNHGRFEPHLAESYERRGAEQIVFHMRHSVRFSDGREVTARDIKFTFDSILDPANASPKRGALMHIKSIDAPDDYTVVMATDGPYAPALTSAMQEIVPVGTPLPGKSGSVAPAGAGPFRMVSFHRDESVVLERNPYYRATADSPRMILFKVVPDPTVRALELTEGICDFSENNIQPEVLPYLSTQPQLKIIKSPGTSYRYVAFNFNDPRLRDARVRRAIAYAIDRDAIVNSMMLGTARVASGLLSPQNWAYDGDVAKYPFDPAKSRELLEQAGYSVGADNMRNLRFIYKTTPEQLRFATALQAMLKRVGIELDIRSNEFATFYSDVQHGNFDLMSLQWVGFSDPDHYYSIFDSKMMPPIGMNRGHYSNPEMDRLLDAGRTTLDVDARRKIYGQVQQLAADELPYVSLWWDDIVIVMNRDLSGFEPTPSGSLRSLATVRIAPPENPN; this comes from the coding sequence TTGCATGCACTGACATTACTCGTATGCCTCGTGCTTGTGGGCTCTCTCGCCGGCTGCAGCCGCGCCGATCGGCATCGCCAGGTGGGAATGATCCAGGTCGATATCGAGACTTCGCCGCAAGCGACCGATCCTCGCTTCGCCACCGATGTTTACTCGTCGCGCATCAACGAGCTGGTGTTCGATTCGCTGGTGCGGCTGGATAATCACGGCCGATTCGAACCGCATCTGGCTGAGAGCTACGAGCGACGCGGCGCCGAGCAGATTGTTTTTCATATGCGGCATAGCGTGCGATTCAGTGACGGGCGCGAGGTCACGGCGCGCGACATCAAGTTTACTTTCGACTCGATACTCGATCCCGCGAACGCGTCGCCGAAGCGCGGCGCGCTGATGCATATCAAGTCTATAGACGCGCCGGACGATTACACTGTCGTAATGGCTACCGACGGACCATATGCGCCGGCGCTCACGAGCGCGATGCAGGAAATCGTGCCGGTGGGGACTCCGCTGCCCGGAAAATCAGGATCGGTCGCGCCAGCGGGGGCGGGTCCATTTCGGATGGTGAGTTTTCATCGCGACGAATCGGTCGTGCTCGAGCGTAATCCATATTATCGAGCCACGGCCGATTCGCCGCGCATGATTCTGTTTAAAGTTGTGCCTGATCCGACGGTGCGCGCACTCGAACTCACCGAAGGCATCTGCGATTTTTCCGAAAACAATATTCAGCCTGAGGTCCTGCCGTATCTATCAACGCAGCCGCAACTCAAGATCATAAAATCGCCCGGCACGAGCTATCGCTACGTGGCATTCAACTTCAACGATCCGCGCCTGCGCGATGCCCGCGTGCGCCGCGCGATTGCGTATGCGATCGATCGCGATGCGATTGTCAACTCGATGATGCTGGGCACGGCGCGGGTCGCGAGTGGACTGCTGTCACCGCAAAACTGGGCCTACGATGGTGACGTTGCGAAGTATCCTTTCGACCCCGCGAAATCACGCGAACTGCTCGAGCAAGCGGGATATTCGGTCGGCGCGGATAACATGCGGAACCTGCGCTTCATTTACAAAACGACGCCTGAGCAGCTTCGTTTTGCGACCGCCCTGCAGGCGATGCTGAAGCGGGTGGGAATCGAACTTGATATCCGCTCCAACGAATTCGCGACTTTCTATAGCGACGTGCAGCACGGCAATTTCGATCTCATGTCGCTGCAATGGGTCGGTTTCAGCGATCCCGATCATTACTATTCGATTTTCGATTCGAAGATGATGCCGCCGATCGGCATGAATCGCGGGCATTATTCGAATCCTGAAATGGATCGTCTGCTCGACGCCGGCCGGACGACGCTGGATGTCGATGCGCGGCGCAAAATATACGGGCAAGTCCAGCAACTTGCCGCCGATGAGCTGCCCTACGTGTCGCTCTGGTGGGACGATATCGTGATCGTGATGAATCGCGATCTCAGCGGCTTCGAACCGACACCAAGTGGCAGCCTCCGTTCGCTCGCCACCGTTCGAATCGCACCGCCGGAGAATCCGAATTGA
- the mtnA gene encoding S-methyl-5-thioribose-1-phosphate isomerase: protein MAIKTIEWHADTVRMIDQRLLPTREVIRTYRDYRGVADAIRTMVVRGAPAIGVAAAMGVALGIKGYSGERALKRFEVVARTLKATRPTAVNLAWGVERMRRVLKDNLSLDAVKLFRRMREEAIAVYKEDLAINRSMGRFGAELVPDEATILTHCNAGALATAGYGTALGVVRAAREAGKKIEVYADETRPFLQGSRLTAWELHKDRIPVTIIADNMAASVLAKKHVNCVIVGTDRTAANGDVANKIGTYPLAVMARRHGVPFYVAAPLSSIDLDCPDGASIPIEERAARELTEFAGKQIAPKGVDTFNPAFDVTPAELVTAIITERGIAYPPYSESLRRLKEG, encoded by the coding sequence GTGGCAATTAAGACGATTGAATGGCACGCCGATACAGTACGGATGATCGATCAACGCCTGCTGCCGACGCGTGAAGTAATTCGTACCTATCGCGACTATCGCGGCGTCGCTGACGCGATTCGCACTATGGTAGTACGAGGCGCACCCGCGATCGGGGTTGCCGCTGCGATGGGCGTAGCGCTCGGCATAAAAGGCTATTCGGGCGAGCGCGCACTCAAGCGTTTCGAGGTCGTAGCGCGAACGCTCAAGGCAACGCGTCCGACTGCGGTCAATCTGGCTTGGGGCGTCGAGCGCATGCGCCGCGTGCTCAAGGACAATCTGTCGCTCGACGCTGTCAAGCTTTTTCGCCGGATGCGCGAGGAAGCAATCGCGGTCTACAAGGAGGACCTCGCGATTAATCGATCGATGGGCCGTTTCGGCGCCGAGCTGGTGCCCGACGAGGCTACTATTCTCACTCACTGCAATGCCGGCGCGCTCGCGACCGCTGGCTATGGCACCGCGCTCGGAGTGGTACGCGCCGCGCGTGAGGCTGGAAAGAAAATTGAAGTCTATGCCGACGAGACGCGCCCATTCCTTCAAGGCTCGCGGCTGACCGCCTGGGAACTACACAAGGATCGCATCCCGGTAACGATAATCGCCGATAACATGGCAGCGAGCGTGCTCGCTAAAAAGCACGTCAACTGTGTCATCGTCGGCACCGATCGCACCGCGGCCAACGGCGACGTCGCGAACAAGATCGGCACCTATCCACTCGCCGTCATGGCGCGCCGCCACGGCGTGCCCTTCTACGTCGCCGCGCCGCTTTCCTCGATTGATCTCGATTGTCCCGACGGTGCGTCGATTCCGATCGAAGAGCGCGCAGCGCGTGAGCTTACTGAGTTTGCGGGCAAGCAAATTGCGCCGAAGGGCGTAGACACCTTCAATCCCGCGTTCGATGTAACCCCGGCCGAGCTGGTCACGGCGATCATCACCGAACGCGGGATTGCCTATCCGCCCTATTCCGAAAGCCTGCGCAGGCTCAAAGAAGGCTGA
- a CDS encoding phosphotransferase family protein — protein MEPQEIALRLEEFIRAQGKYDRVTIENFRRMAGGASREIWTFEASLERGGKTEQRGLVLRRDPGEHRIDTSRAAEFRVLRAAFEEGVPVPEVLWLGEDSTALGAPFFVMQRIDGETIARRLLRDEEYAPARKAMPGQLAEILARIHRIDAKKHRLDFLAEPGDNAAFTEVRRYEENYRQLTLEPHPAFELAFRWLLGRIPKTPRTALVHGDYRIGNVIFGPEGVRSILDWELAHLGDPMEDVGWMCVRAWRFGNDRMAVGGLGTREDFFAAYEKASGFPVSPEAVRFWEVFGNLRWGIITISQSRTHLDGFVKSVELASIGRRTAETELELLNLIEGV, from the coding sequence ATGGAACCTCAGGAAATCGCGCTGCGACTCGAAGAATTTATTCGCGCGCAGGGCAAGTACGATCGCGTTACGATCGAAAACTTCCGGCGCATGGCGGGCGGCGCGTCGCGTGAAATTTGGACGTTCGAGGCGAGCCTCGAGCGCGGCGGTAAGACCGAGCAGCGCGGCCTGGTATTGCGACGCGATCCCGGTGAGCATCGAATCGATACTTCCCGTGCCGCGGAGTTTCGCGTGCTGCGCGCCGCCTTCGAAGAAGGTGTGCCCGTGCCCGAGGTGCTGTGGCTGGGCGAAGATTCGACTGCGCTCGGCGCGCCGTTCTTCGTTATGCAGCGCATCGATGGCGAGACAATCGCGCGGCGGCTCCTACGCGATGAGGAATATGCCCCGGCGCGCAAGGCGATGCCGGGACAGCTCGCGGAGATTCTCGCGCGAATTCATCGCATCGACGCGAAGAAGCATCGTCTCGATTTTCTGGCCGAGCCCGGCGACAACGCCGCCTTCACCGAAGTCCGGCGCTACGAGGAAAACTACCGTCAGCTCACGCTCGAACCTCATCCCGCGTTCGAGCTCGCATTTCGCTGGCTGCTCGGGCGAATCCCGAAAACGCCGCGCACGGCGCTGGTTCATGGCGACTATCGAATCGGCAACGTGATTTTTGGGCCCGAAGGTGTGCGCTCGATTCTCGACTGGGAGCTCGCGCATCTGGGCGATCCAATGGAAGACGTCGGATGGATGTGCGTGCGGGCGTGGCGCTTCGGCAACGATCGCATGGCGGTTGGCGGGCTCGGCACGCGCGAGGATTTCTTCGCGGCGTATGAGAAAGCGAGCGGATTTCCGGTATCGCCGGAGGCGGTGAGATTCTGGGAAGTGTTCGGAAATCTCAGATGGGGAATAATCACCATCAGTCAATCGCGCACTCATCTCGACGGGTTCGTCAAGAGCGTTGAGCTCGCGAGTATCGGCCGCCGCACGGCGGAGACGGAGCTCGAATTGCTCAATCTGATTGAGGGCGTGTGA